Proteins encoded within one genomic window of Flavobacterium gilvum:
- a CDS encoding glycoside hydrolase family 20 protein: protein MKRNVVLLLCLIVSGLSGAQTSVHIIPQPVNLEMKSGNFIVDDKTSIKISKKDKETERVVHFFTEYVKKVTGFDLKANSKGNKIVFGIEKIEGIGEEGYLISVNPNEILVKANTSKGLFYGMQSLLQTLPFSRTNDLVQIPSMEIKDYPRFQWRGMMLDVSRHFFAPELVKEFIDLLAAYKMNVFHWHLVDGAGWRLEIKKYPKLTQQAAWRIDDTAKPWNWAGIEFNSDRSKSTYGGYYTQEQAKDIVAYAKERNITVVPEIEMPGHSEAAMAAYPELSCNSKVNFGVSGNFFASKGESNYCAGNDQAFAFLEDILTEVMAIFPSKYIHIGGDEVDKTSWKNCAKCQARMKAEQLKDEKELQSYFIRRIEKFVVSKNRKMIGWDEILEGGLAPEATVMSWQGEAGGIEAAKMGHDVIMTPGSPCYFDHYQGDPETEPAAIGGFNTLKKVYNYEPIPTELTQEEGKRVMGSQANLWTEYIPTAEQAEYMILPRMPALAEVLWSTKEQRNWEDFNKRLQPHLVGFDQKGLHYSKGNFKVDIKPIVENGKLSIALETENSDGVIYYTTDGSTPTTGSIKYEKPFDVNSFMTVKAIMVLNNKVMNTKPAEQSFTFNKATGKTVAYTNPNSKYYPANGANTLTDGIKGTKNIGKQWHAFNGKDLVATIDLGATTNVSSITLGCIQNWGQWVFLPQWVKFEVSNDGINFKEIKTVNNSVSASEKEMVIKDFAVKFTEEKAKVVRVTAKNLGLCPQGHPGENQSAWLFVDEITVE from the coding sequence ATGAAAAGAAATGTAGTACTGTTATTATGCTTAATCGTTTCTGGGTTATCAGGTGCACAAACTTCTGTGCATATTATTCCGCAACCGGTTAATTTAGAAATGAAATCGGGAAATTTTATCGTCGATGATAAAACGTCTATAAAAATTTCCAAAAAAGACAAAGAAACAGAAAGAGTTGTGCACTTTTTTACTGAATATGTAAAAAAAGTAACAGGCTTTGATTTGAAAGCGAATAGCAAAGGAAATAAAATCGTTTTTGGTATCGAAAAAATCGAAGGAATAGGAGAGGAAGGCTATCTGATTTCTGTGAATCCAAATGAAATTTTGGTAAAAGCCAATACTTCCAAAGGATTGTTTTACGGAATGCAGTCATTATTGCAGACTTTACCTTTTTCAAGAACCAACGATTTGGTTCAGATTCCAAGTATGGAAATAAAAGATTATCCGCGTTTTCAATGGAGAGGAATGATGCTCGATGTAAGCCGTCATTTTTTCGCCCCCGAATTGGTGAAAGAATTCATTGATTTGCTTGCAGCTTACAAAATGAATGTTTTTCATTGGCATTTGGTTGATGGAGCTGGATGGCGTCTAGAAATCAAAAAATATCCAAAACTGACTCAGCAAGCTGCTTGGCGTATTGATGATACTGCAAAACCTTGGAATTGGGCGGGGATAGAGTTTAATTCAGACAGAAGTAAATCTACTTACGGAGGCTATTACACTCAGGAACAGGCCAAAGATATTGTGGCTTACGCAAAAGAAAGAAACATTACAGTTGTTCCCGAAATTGAAATGCCGGGTCATTCAGAAGCGGCGATGGCAGCCTATCCCGAACTTTCTTGTAATTCTAAAGTTAATTTTGGGGTATCTGGAAATTTCTTTGCCAGTAAAGGCGAAAGTAATTACTGCGCGGGAAATGATCAGGCTTTTGCCTTTTTGGAGGATATACTTACTGAGGTCATGGCTATTTTTCCTTCTAAATATATTCATATTGGAGGTGATGAAGTAGATAAAACAAGTTGGAAAAATTGTGCCAAATGTCAGGCTAGAATGAAAGCAGAGCAATTGAAAGATGAAAAGGAATTGCAGAGTTATTTCATTCGCAGAATTGAAAAATTTGTTGTTTCTAAAAACCGAAAAATGATTGGTTGGGACGAAATTCTGGAAGGGGGTCTAGCTCCCGAAGCCACAGTTATGAGCTGGCAAGGTGAAGCCGGCGGAATTGAAGCCGCCAAGATGGGACACGATGTGATCATGACACCGGGTTCTCCTTGTTATTTTGACCATTATCAGGGTGATCCGGAAACAGAACCTGCTGCAATTGGCGGTTTTAATACATTGAAAAAAGTTTACAATTATGAACCTATTCCAACAGAATTAACTCAAGAAGAAGGCAAGAGAGTAATGGGCTCGCAGGCCAATTTGTGGACAGAATATATTCCAACTGCAGAACAAGCTGAATATATGATTCTTCCTCGTATGCCCGCTTTGGCTGAAGTATTATGGTCTACTAAAGAACAACGCAATTGGGAAGATTTCAACAAACGATTACAGCCTCATTTGGTTGGTTTTGATCAAAAAGGGCTTCACTATTCTAAGGGAAATTTCAAAGTAGATATTAAACCGATTGTAGAAAATGGCAAACTTTCTATTGCTTTGGAAACAGAAAATAGCGATGGTGTTATTTATTATACAACTGATGGAAGTACACCCACAACCGGAAGCATCAAATATGAAAAACCTTTTGATGTTAATTCGTTTATGACGGTAAAAGCAATTATGGTATTGAATAACAAGGTGATGAATACAAAACCGGCAGAACAATCTTTTACTTTCAATAAAGCTACAGGAAAAACGGTTGCCTATACAAATCCTAATAGTAAATATTATCCAGCCAATGGTGCCAACACATTAACAGATGGTATTAAAGGAACAAAAAACATCGGTAAACAATGGCACGCATTTAATGGAAAGGATTTGGTGGCTACAATCGATTTGGGTGCTACGACCAATGTTAGCAGTATTACGTTGGGCTGTATCCAAAATTGGGGACAATGGGTGTTCTTGCCACAATGGGTAAAGTTTGAAGTGTCAAATGACGGAATTAATTTTAAGGAAATAAAAACCGTAAACAATTCGGTTTCGGCTTCAGAAAAAGAAATGGTTATCAAAGATTTTGCCGTAAAATTTACTGAAGAAAAAGCAAAAGTTGTTCGTGTTACTGCCAAAAATTTAGGACTTTGTCCTCAAGGTCATCCTGGAGAAAATCAATCGGCTTGGTTGTTTGTGGATGAAATTACGGTGGAATAG
- a CDS encoding glycosyl hydrolase family 95 catalytic domain-containing protein yields the protein MKRFAICIKKGLCFVFLSGITLMNSALFAQSKSAKEIVGKYQNVFTKPPSRIPSNVSVDAPLLGNGFTTVAIAGTPELQNYYLARNDFWRLKSGYDNAFPTVLGNLKINIPKLEGAAYKVTQNLYNATTITQLSKDDLFVEIQSIVAEKNDCMIIDIINKGKSNIEGKVLLEVCKTKTHQFPDTLAEGSRDGLQWIQRGFVKDVDIKTIAVAAVKILGNPTGTFTVLPGQKVTLVCAFSSNFKSNDGLKTVQQEVKKISEKVISKIRQEHEAWWDHFWNESYVTIGDSIIESQYYKSQYNIASCSRDPKFPPGIFGWVTKDIPAWNGDYHLNYNYSAPFYALYSSNHLLQAKPYEAPLLDFIPRGKVYSEKLTSIPNGILYPVGIGPLGIETVRTKPDDALFLGQKSNTAYCATNLAAMFYRTYDKEYAKRVYPFVKATAIFWQHYLKKDGNRYIIENDAIHEGTYGTVNPILSLGLVPMVLKTAIDMSVLLGVDGDLRSDWKDKADHISKYTTQVRNGKTVFRYSEKGTDWWNDNTLGIQQIYPAGQIGLDSDPKLLEIAHNTIDEMHRWKDFNGSNSFFPAAVRIGYDSETILKNLREYSLHTYSNGFQLNNPHGIENCSTVPNTINEMLCMSNQNVLRVFPVWPKEKEALFANIRSEGAFLVSSELKNKVVVYIKIHSDKGRECVLQNPWPGQELLIKSNKKADVTKKGDRVTIPTVEGEELVITPLN from the coding sequence ATGAAAAGATTTGCCATTTGTATAAAAAAAGGATTATGTTTTGTTTTTTTATCAGGGATTACATTAATGAATAGTGCCTTGTTTGCCCAGTCGAAATCGGCAAAAGAAATTGTTGGTAAATATCAAAACGTATTTACAAAACCACCTTCAAGAATACCAAGTAATGTTTCTGTTGACGCTCCTTTGCTTGGAAATGGTTTTACTACTGTGGCTATTGCAGGCACACCCGAATTGCAAAATTATTATTTGGCAAGAAATGATTTTTGGCGATTGAAATCGGGTTACGATAACGCTTTCCCGACAGTATTGGGTAATCTCAAAATTAATATTCCAAAATTAGAAGGTGCAGCTTATAAAGTAACACAAAATCTATACAATGCAACTACAATTACTCAATTAAGTAAAGATGATTTATTTGTTGAAATTCAGTCAATTGTTGCTGAAAAGAATGATTGTATGATTATTGATATTATAAATAAAGGGAAATCAAATATAGAGGGAAAGGTATTGTTGGAAGTTTGTAAAACAAAAACGCATCAATTTCCAGATACTTTGGCTGAAGGTTCCCGTGATGGCTTGCAATGGATACAAAGAGGTTTTGTAAAAGATGTCGATATCAAAACCATAGCTGTTGCCGCTGTTAAAATATTGGGAAATCCTACCGGAACTTTTACTGTTTTGCCGGGACAAAAAGTAACTTTGGTATGTGCTTTTTCAAGCAATTTTAAATCTAACGATGGTTTAAAAACGGTTCAACAAGAAGTGAAAAAGATTTCAGAAAAAGTCATTTCAAAAATTCGTCAGGAACACGAAGCATGGTGGGATCATTTTTGGAATGAAAGTTATGTGACAATTGGGGATTCGATTATCGAAAGTCAGTATTATAAATCGCAATACAATATCGCTTCCTGCAGTCGAGACCCGAAATTTCCACCGGGAATTTTTGGTTGGGTGACCAAAGATATACCAGCGTGGAATGGAGACTATCACCTTAATTACAATTACAGTGCGCCGTTTTATGCGTTGTATTCCTCGAATCATCTTTTGCAGGCAAAGCCTTATGAAGCTCCTTTGCTTGATTTTATCCCAAGGGGAAAAGTATATTCCGAAAAGCTTACTTCGATACCCAACGGAATACTATATCCTGTTGGTATTGGACCTCTCGGAATAGAAACCGTTCGAACCAAACCTGATGATGCGCTGTTTCTTGGACAAAAAAGCAATACGGCTTATTGTGCAACAAATTTGGCGGCTATGTTTTATAGAACTTATGATAAAGAATATGCCAAAAGAGTGTATCCATTTGTAAAGGCAACGGCCATTTTTTGGCAGCATTATTTAAAGAAAGACGGGAATCGTTATATTATCGAAAACGATGCCATACATGAAGGAACTTATGGTACAGTAAATCCTATTCTTTCTTTGGGATTGGTGCCAATGGTGTTGAAAACTGCGATTGATATGAGTGTCTTGCTTGGAGTTGATGGAGATTTGCGAAGCGATTGGAAGGACAAAGCAGATCATATTTCAAAATACACTACACAAGTTCGTAACGGTAAAACCGTATTTAGATATAGTGAGAAAGGAACGGATTGGTGGAATGATAATACGCTTGGTATTCAGCAAATTTATCCGGCAGGTCAAATAGGGTTGGATAGTGATCCAAAACTCTTAGAAATTGCTCATAATACTATTGACGAAATGCATCGTTGGAAAGATTTTAACGGATCGAATAGCTTTTTTCCTGCGGCTGTCCGCATAGGTTACGATTCCGAAACTATTTTGAAAAACTTGCGCGAATACAGTTTGCATACTTATAGCAACGGTTTCCAATTGAATAATCCACATGGAATAGAAAACTGCAGCACGGTTCCTAATACAATTAATGAAATGTTGTGTATGTCTAACCAAAATGTGTTGCGAGTTTTCCCAGTTTGGCCAAAGGAAAAAGAGGCACTTTTTGCCAACATTAGAAGTGAAGGCGCTTTTTTGGTTTCTTCAGAGTTGAAAAATAAAGTAGTTGTTTATATCAAAATTCATAGTGATAAAGGTCGTGAATGTGTTTTACAAAACCCTTGGCCAGGACAAGAATTATTGATAAAAAGTAATAAAAAAGCTGATGTTACTAAAAAAGGAGATAGAGTAACCATCCCGACGGTAGAAGGTGAAGAATTGGTCATTACACCTTTAAATTAA